In Erigeron canadensis isolate Cc75 chromosome 1, C_canadensis_v1, whole genome shotgun sequence, a single window of DNA contains:
- the LOC122597996 gene encoding LOW QUALITY PROTEIN: G-type lectin S-receptor-like serine/threonine-protein kinase At4g03230 (The sequence of the model RefSeq protein was modified relative to this genomic sequence to represent the inferred CDS: inserted 1 base in 1 codon) — MHFILIVENAGNNQRNTESQSIPIRKHITDVLQLDDSKEDDMEGIDVPYFGLETLIAATNGFSEDNRLGQGGFGPVYKGKLPEGQEIAVKRLASLSGQGLQEFKKEVILIAKLQHRNLVRLLGYSIQREEKMLLYEYLPNRSLDLFIFDQTLCISLNWEMRFNIIMGIARGLNYLHHDPRLRIIHRDLKTSNILLDGDMNPKISDFGLANIIKGKNIEAITNRVVGTFGYMSPEYALDGMFSIKSDIFSFGVVLLEILSGKRNTGFYQSQKSISLLGYAWNLWIEEKPLELIDHTLMKSCNSRELLKCITVGLLCVQGGPDDRPTMTNVLGMIGGDITTLPTPKKPXFIIRRDQAINSSSSSSSKPDMQTGNMLTITELDPR, encoded by the exons ATGCATTTCATATTGATTGTTGAAAATGCAGGAAACAACCAGCGTAACACTGAAAGTCAGTCTATTCCTATACGAAAACATATTACTGATGTACTTCAATTAGATGACTCTAAAGAAGATGACATGGAAGGCATTGATGTACCATATTTTGGATTGGAAACTTTAATAGCTGCTACTAATGGCTTCTCAGAGGATAATCGACTTGGACAAGGAGGTTTTGGTCCTGTCTATAAG GGTAAGCTTCCTGAAGGCCAAGAAATTGCAGTCAAAAGATTGGCAAGCCTTTCCGGACAAGGATTGCAAGAGTTCAAAAAAGAGGTAATACTGATTGCTAAACTTCAACACCGGAATCTCGTTCGGCTACTGGGATATTCTATCCAAAGAGAAGAGAAGATGCTACTATATGAGTACTTGCCAAATAGAAGCTTAGATCTATTCATATTTG ATCAAACATTGTGCATATCATTGAACTGGGAAATGAGATTCAACATAATCATGGGAATTGCTAGAGGACTGAATTATCTTCATCATGATCCTCGGTTGAGGATTATTCACAGGGATTTGAAAACGAGTAACATTTTATTAGATGGGGATATGAATCCAAAAATTTCCGATTTTGGTTTGGCTAATATAATTAAAGGAAAAAATATTGAAGCTATCACCAATAGAGTGGTTGGAACCTT TGGCTATATGTCTCCAGAGTATGCTCTAGATGGCATGTTCTCAATTAAATCTGATATTTTTAGCTTTGGAGTAGTACTACTTGAAATCCTAAGTGGTAAAAGGAACACTGGATTCTATCAATCTCAGAAAAGTATAAGTCTTCTAGGATAT GCATGGAATTTATGGATAGAAGAGAAGCCATTAGAACTGATCGATCATACACTAATGAAATCATGCAATTCTAGAGAGTTATTAAAGTGCATAACTGTCGGACTCTTGTGCGTACAAGGAGGCCCTGATGATCGTCCTACCATGACAAATGTGTTGGGTATGATTGGAGGTGATATCACCACCCTCCCAACTCCAAAAAAAC CGTTCATTATAAGAAGAGACCAAGCAATTAATTCCTCTTCTTCCAGTTCTTCTAAACCTGATATGCAAACTGGAAACATGTTGACAATCACCGAATTAGATCCACGCTAA
- the LOC122594760 gene encoding protein FAR1-RELATED SEQUENCE 5-like, whose amino-acid sequence MIETDEGEICWIPEVEEDVRPVKGQVFDTIDDCIEMYERYAYQAGFDTRLSTQKKTNSGVVRLKYILCNKEGKPQGVSIDTLNHENSGKRVRISSLQVTGCEAHVIFKLIEGRQSYILDEFEEKHNHQLNSVEHRHLSIRQRKLGISEMTFINKVSTSNIGATRAHHIYNNMLGSYKNTHDTVNDFKNYKNKINCFISSSDAQMLVNRMENRREHVPNFTFEYKVKDNSELECMFWADETAKANFKEFGDIISFDATYNTNRYNMMFVPFTGIDNHKKTVSIGAGMLRDETTDSYVWLLKAFLDTFGSQPKMVVTDQDAAMKKAVALVLTESRHRLCMWHITQKLHIKVGKRMFDNTDFKKKFNDIVWNISLSTKTFEKRWAEIMKEFKLEEHPWFMHMYDIRSTWIPAYFTDLPMSGLMRTTSRSESENSFFSNFTSGGAMLIQFMMSYESAMEM is encoded by the exons ATGATAGAAACAGATGAAGGTGAAATATGTTGGATACCGGAAGTAGAGGAAGATGTAAGACCAGTTAAGGGTCAAGTTTTTGATACAATAGATGATTGCATTGAAATGTATGAGAGATATGCGTACCAAGCGGGTTTTGACACTAGGTTATCCACacagaaaaaaacaaacagtgGAGTGGTTAGATTGAAGTACATTTTGTGTAATAAAGAAGGGAAACCACAAGGTGTAAGCATAGATACACTGAATCACGAAAACAGTGGCAAAAGAGTACGTATTTCGTCACTGCAAGTGACAGGATGTGAAGCACATGTCATATTCAAGCTGATCGAAGGTCGACAATCGTACATATTAGACGAGTTTGAGGAAAAACACAATCATCAACTGAATTCGGTGGAGCATAGACACTTGTCGATAAGACAAAGAAAATTGGGAATCTCTGAAATGACGTTTATTAATAAGGTTTCAACTTCGAATATAGGAGCGACAAGAGCTCATCATATCTACAACAATATGCTAGGTTCTTACAAGAACACACACGACACAGTGAACGACTTCAAGAACTACAAGAACAAAATCAATTGTTTTATAAGCTCAAGTGATGCACAGATGTTGGTAAATAGAATGGAAAACAGACGAGAGCATGTCCCAAATTTTACCTTCGAATACAAGGTAAAAGATAACAGTGAGTTGGAGTGTATGTTTTGGGCCGATGAGACAGCAAAAGcaaattttaaagaatttgGAGATATCATTTCATTCGATGCTACTTACAACACAAACAG GTACAACATGATGTTTGTCCCATTCACTGGGATAGACAACCATAAGAAGACTGTGTCTATTGGAGCTGGTATGCTTAGGGATGAAACAACAGATTCTTATGTGTGGTTGTTGAAAGCGTTTTTGGATACATTTGGAAGCCAACCAAAGATGGTCGTCACAGATCAAGATGCAGCAATGAAGAAAGCCGTTGCACTCGTCTTAACGGAATCAAGGCACCGACTGTGCATGTGGCACATCACTCAGAAGCTGCATATAAAG GTAGGAAAACGCATGTTTGATAATACTGATTTCAAGAAGAAGTTCAATGACATAGTTTGGAACATATCATTGAGTACAAAGACGTTTGAGAAAAGATGGGCAGAGATAATGAAGGAATTCAAGTTGGAAGAACATccatggttcatgcatatgtatGATATCAGGTCTACATGGATACCAGCTTACTTCACAGACTTACCAATGTCGGGTTTGATGAGAACCACCTCAAGATCGGAAAGCGAAAACTCATTCTTCAGCAATTTCACAAGTGGTGGAGCAATGTTGATtcaatttatgatgtcatatgagTCTGCCATGGAGATGTAG